The Pelotomaculum isophthalicicum JI genomic interval TTCCCCTTGCTGTACTAAGCGATAGTGGGTAGCAAATTCTTCAAGGTCCATAACTCTTGGTCTGCCATAATCGTCCCATTCTCCACGAGCCTTTTTCTGTTCAATGCCTTCTCGCTGTCTTTTCTCTTTTTTCTCAATTTCAGCCTGTGCCATGCTTGCATACAACTCAATCATCATATTATTGATAGTCTCTAACATCATACGAGCCATTGAGTTTTCCATAGCTGACAGGTCAATCAATGTTGTGGGTAATTCTAACACCATAACACGAATACCGTTGTCCTTAAAGAATCGTAATTCCTTTAGTGTGGCTTCCTTGTTTCGTCCTAATCGGTCAAGCTCTGTGACGATCAGCACATCACCACTTTCAAGAATTTCATCTTTCAGCATTGTGTAGCGTGGTCGGTTGAAGTTCTTTCCTGTCTGTTGGTCTGTGTAGACCTTGCCCTTATACAGAGAAATTGCATTATCAGCACAATACTTGGTGAGTTCTGCAATTCCTCTGTCTAAGTGCTGGTCCTTTGTGCTTGTCCTGTGATAAGCTACATATTTCATTCAGACACCCCCTTATCGTATAAATCACAGTTTCCACCATCAATAACGGTAGAGGGTTTTTCTTCGTACATCTCACATTTAGAAACATTGCATGGCATATTCGTATCGTCATATTTGTATAGGCAATCCGTACACACCAAATCAGCGTTTCTGATAAGCTCAAACTTTAGCTTGTCATTCTTAAACTTATCGTTCATCTGAACACCTCATTTCTATACCGAACATCTGTTCGTTTCTGATTTAATCATATCAGGCAAGTCTCAAAAAGTACACACTTTTTATGAGAATAATCAAAAGTTTTTACGCATACTTTCTGATACTTATTTGAGGTTTCATTTGCATGGTTTCAAAAAGTATAAATTCTGATACCACATCAACAAGCGGCCATTTTTCTCTTTTCTTGCCAGTACCTTTTAACGCTTTCGCTCCGTCTAATGGAAGCACTTCCATAATGAATATTCTGTTTTGGTGTGACAACTTCAAGATTCTCAATACAGTTATTTGTTTTGTCCTCGTCCTTATGATTGATTTGCATACCCTTTGGAATAGGACCAACATGAGCCATATACACCAAGCGATGAACCAAAGTCTGTTTATACTCATTTTCATCATTGTATAAGGGAACTCTTACATAACCAGAACTATTCCTATTTGGCTTTAAGATTTTGTCATTGTCGATACTGTAAACCTGCCCGTCAGTAGAAATAAGATACCTTGAAAATCCCTCTGCCTGTTCCCATTCAACAGGGGTATTGCTTTTATGCTGTGTTGCTCTCTTTGTCATTGCTCTCAACCTCCGTTTCGCCGGTATTGAGAAACTCAATGAATTTATCCACATTCACAAGAAACTTATTACCGGACTTAATATGCACGATTTTGTTCTGTTTGCACATCTGCCAAAGTGCTTTATATGAAATACCAGATTCATCTGCAAGAGTCTGTAAAGGCACCATACGAGGAATGCGTACATCTGATACAATAAAGTTTAACGCCTGCTCTGGTAAAGTGTTCGTATTGTTTGTGTTATTCTTCTTTGCCATTTTTGTATTCTCCCTTTCGATTAGGGACACGAATACAAATTCATCTGAACTATTGTATTGTTGCCCATGTTTTGTGTTTGCTCCGTCTGGACAACTGGACTATTCTTTAGTGACCGATTTATTATATTCTCAATTTTATGTTTATCCCCAGAGGTTCTCTGTTGACTTCTGGTGGATTTTTATCCTATACCATAGGAATACATTACCTTATGACTTCTGATTCAATCTGGATTATCCTGTGTTATTCTGGGATTATCCTTTATGCTGTCTGTTCGTCTGGATTCCATGCGGAAGGCTTCTTAAACGCATTGACCTGTTTTTCAATGTTTCTAAGGTGGAATCCCTGCATATACACAGAAGCAAGCCCCTGTTCAGCTTCTTTCAGTTCAGATTCTTTCAATCTGTCAAAAGCCTGTTCAGCAGAAGATTTACTACCCTCAAAAGCACGCTCCCTAATCTTTGCAGATACCATATCAGCATAAGCAGGATATTTAAGCAGTTCCAGAACAGCCTTGCTACCGATAACACCAGAATTGATAGAATCTGTCAAAACCTTAGT includes:
- a CDS encoding HNH endonuclease signature motif containing protein, coding for MTKRATQHKSNTPVEWEQAEGFSRYLISTDGQVYSIDNDKILKPNRNSSGYVRVPLYNDENEYKQTLVHRLVYMAHVGPIPKGMQINHKDEDKTNNCIENLEVVTPKQNIHYGSASIRRSESVKRYWQEKRKMAAC
- a CDS encoding recombinase family protein, producing the protein MKYVAYHRTSTKDQHLDRGIAELTKYCADNAISLYKGKVYTDQQTGKNFNRPRYTMLKDEILESGDVLIVTELDRLGRNKEATLKELRFFKDNGIRVMVLELPTTLIDLSAMENSMARMMLETINNMMIELYASMAQAEIEKKEKRQREGIEQKKARGEWDDYGRPRVMDLEEFATHYRLVQQGEKKPFELMKELGMTKPTFYRYKNQIEKGC